A single Nicotiana tabacum cultivar K326 chromosome 5, ASM71507v2, whole genome shotgun sequence DNA region contains:
- the LOC107816398 gene encoding inactive glucose-1-phosphate adenylyltransferase small subunit 2, chloroplastic-like translates to MSLPTWFNLKINAPHYVYKPTSKLIPASVPSKLNQSYTQHFECPNSLIPPADQNVAAIVFGDGSNSRLYPLTKRRSESALPIAGNYRLIDAVVSNCINSNIRKIYALTQFNSASLNTHLSRAYSSARIGNEALVEVIAAYQSPEGKGWFQGTADAIRRCLWVLEEYPILEFLLLPGYHLYKMDFQELLEAHWNNRADITVAVLSRTRDNDTEFGTFQLNSENQVIAFKDNPDKRVQNSEKSNDISHDKFASMDIYVVNKEAMIKLLTEYHPLANDFRREVVPGAISLGMNVYAHKFSGYWDDMRSIEAYYRANIESIKNTNKAYCLYDKDSPLYTLPRHLPPTQITDAVITDSVIGDGCFLNRCKIRGTVVGMRTRVGDGAIIEDSVIMGSDTYQSGRAEEDIHIPIGIGEGSRIRKAIIDKNVRIGKNVKILNKENIQECNNEANGYIITGGIVVILKGAIIPNGSII, encoded by the exons ATGTCTCTTCCTACTTGGTTTAATCTCAAGATTAATGCCCCTCATTATGTTTACAAGCCTACATCAAAGCTCATTCCAGCTTCTGTTCCATCAAAATTGAATCAATCATATACACAACATTTTGAATGTCCAAACTCTCTAATTCCTCCAGCAGATCAG AATGTTGCAGCAATTGTGTTTGGAGATGGATCAAATTCAAGACTTTATCCATTGACAAAGAGAAGATCAGAGTCTGCACTTCCTATAGCAGGAAACTACAGACTCATTGATGCGGTTGTTAGCAACTGCATCAATAGTAATATAAGGAAGATATATGCACTTACACAATTTAACTCTGCCTCTCTAAATACCCACCTTTCAAGAGCTTATTCGAGTGCACGAATCGGGAACGAAGCATTAGTTGAAGTAATTGCAGCTTATCAGAGTCCTGAGGGCAAAGGCTGGTTTCAG GGAACTGCTGATGCTATAAGAAGATGTTTGTGGGTATTAGAAGAGTACCCGATCCTCGAGTTTCTACTGCTTCCCGGTTACCATCTTTACAAAATGGATTTCCAGGAACTCTTAGAGGCTCACTGGAACAACAGAGCTGATATAACTGTTGCAGTGTTAAGTCGAACGAGGGATAACGATACAGAATTTGGTACTTTCCAACTAAATTCTGAAAATCAAGTCATTGCTTTCAAAGACAATCCAGATAAGAGA GTACAAAATTCagagaaatcaaatgatatttctcATGATAAGTTTGCCAGCATGGATATTTATGTTGTTAATAAAGAGGCTATGATAAAGCTTCTGACAGAGTATCATCCTTTGGCCAATGACTTCAGAAGAGAAGTTGTACCAGGTGCAATTTCCTTAGGAATGAAT GTATATGCACACAAATTCAGCGGGTACTGGGACGATATGAGAAGCATTGAAGCTTACTACCGGGCAAATATAGAAAGCATAAAGAATACAAATAAGGCATATTG CTTGTATGACAAAGACTCTCCGTTATACACTTTGCCTCGACACCTACCTCCAACTCAGATAACTGATGCTGTTATAACGGACTCTGTGATCGGAGATGGATGCTTTCTCAAT AGATGCAAGATCAGAGGTACAGTTGTTGGCATGAGGACAAGAGTAGGAGATGGAGCAATAATTGAGGATTCAGTAATAATGGGTTCTGATACTTACCAA AGTGGTCGTGCAGAGGAGGATATCCACATTCCTATTGGAATTGGAGAAGGCTCACGAATAAGGAAAGCAATAATCGATAAGAATGTGAGAATTGGCAAAAATGTTAAG ATTCTGAATAAGGAAAATATCCAAGAGTGTAATAATGAAGCAAATGGCTACATCATTACTGGAGGCATAGTTGTAATTTTGAAGGGTGCCATTATTCCAAATGGAAGCATTATATGA
- the LOC107799637 gene encoding 6,7-dimethyl-8-ribityllumazine synthase, chloroplastic, with protein MANTAAFGEIGLVPLRQSTFNPSHRPFFSLSFHNTAISSSPKLTAALSFTQSQGFGFASKEQKRTDLVQTSAVRELRGSLLSAQGHRFAIVVSRFNDLITKKLLEGALDTFKSYSVREENIDVVWVPGSFEIGVVAQQLGKSQKYQSILCIGAVIKGDTSHYDAVVNATTSGVLSAGLNSGTPCIFGVLTCDTLEQAFNRAGGKSGNKGAEAALTSIEMASLFEHHLKPLE; from the exons ATGGCAAATACTGCGGCATTTGGAGAAATCGGTCTTGTTCCACTTCGTCAATCAACTTTCAATCCCTCACATCGTCCCTTCTTCTCCTTATCTTTCCATAACAcagccatttcttcttcacctaAATTAACTGCTGCTCTCTCTTTCACTCAATCCCAAG GTTTTGGATTTGCAAGCAAGGAACAAAAACGTACTGATTTAGTTCAGACATCAGCTGTTCGAGAGTTGAGGGGTTCTCTTCTATCTGCACAGGGACATCGCTTTGCTATT GTGGTTTCACGTTTTAACGATCTGATCACCAAGAAGCTTTTGGAGGGTGCTTTGGACACTTTCAAGAGTTACTCTGTCAGAGAAGAAAACATTGAT GTTGTATGGGTTCCTGGTAGTTTTGAAATTGGTGTTGTTGCACAGCAACTTGGCAAGTCGCAAAAATATCAATCAATATTGTGTATTGGTGCTGTG ATTAAAGGTGATACCTCTCACTACGATGCCGTGGTTAATGCTACCACATCTGGAGTACTTTCAGCAGGTTTAAATTCAG GTACTCCTTGCATATTTGGTGTTCTGACATGTGATACCTTGGAACAG GCCTTCAATCGTGCTGGTGGAAAGTCTGGGAATAAAGGTGCCGAAGCAGCATTGACATCT ATTGAAATGGCATCTTTGTTCGAGCACCATTTGAAGCCCTTAGAGTAG